Below is a window of Daphnia carinata strain CSIRO-1 unplaced genomic scaffold, CSIRO_AGI_Dcar_HiC_V3 NW_026453001.1, whole genome shotgun sequence DNA.
TGCTCGTCCGGAAAAAGTGGATTGAAATCAAGTCTCCATAAATTTGGTCAGACCTTGGGCTAGACATAAGCTGAAAATTTCTGGTCGATGCCCAAATTGGGGCCGATATGGTTGTAATTGAACATGAGCGCTTGCACCTGTACTCCTTTTACAACCACTCTGCATTTCGTGCGAGACGTGTTGGCAAATAAGGTACCGTAAGATGTTATAAATCAATGTGAAAGTAATACATGTATCTATCCGCCAGGCAAGGATAGCCAATCGGCTGTGCTGAGAGGGTCGAAGTCAGTATGTAATTCTAGAGGTCGATCGTCAGCTGTTTTGGTTACAGCCACATCGTCAATTGCAAAGCATACATGGCTATCTTCACCGGGCAATTGGACGGACCACCGGGCAGTTGGACGGACCACCGGACACACGTTTCCAGTTGCCGGATTGCCGACGACAACGGTATCACATAGGAAGCCGATTCACTGTTCCCCGATAAGCTAACAACAGAGAGACGATCTAAAGCTGTCGCTGCATAGGTAATAAACGCAAGAATTACCTGGTAATAGTTCGAAACGGAGACCAGTTAGAGCACGCTGTGTCATAAGGTGAGATTAATCGACCATAAAATATGGTAATGTTAGCGTTGAAACTCGTTGTGATTGTTGTGTTTTGCTTTTCAGCTGAGTCGGACGTCTGACCGATTGGGAACTGAAGAGTTCCAGCGCTGGGCAAACTTAACGCGACGCTGGACAATTGAAGGACAGTTGCAGTTGAATGATCTTCGTTGATTGAAGACATTTCCTCCATTCTGCAGCATAGCGTAGCCGAAAGTCCATGAAAAATTGGTTGACAACTATTGCTGACATGAAATCCTTCGGATTCACTCCTAATTCGCGAGAATTATATGCAGATTTATTTGCCTCATTCCGTTTGCAGTATAGGAGTAAATTTCCAACATAAATTTAGTTGTTCCATAGAGATGGAGAGAAATGGGTCCGGTTTCGAAATCGTCTCGGAAAATAACGCCTCCCTTCTGGTTGACGCCTGATAACGTCACGCTCTCGGCTTCAAGTTCGTCTAGCAACGTGATAacgttatatttttttcaaatttcatatACTCTACAAGGAATAACGTCAATTTTGCGTGCCACAATACCAGTTGCTGGACATAGGTGATAAATCCGCTGGACCTTCAATACAAGGGTTTCTTGTCTTGTAAACGTTCCTCTAAGTAAACGCGAAACCGTAAGAATGAAATAATGTAGTCACGCTAACTACGGCTAATAATAGTTCGGCAAATGTGTGAATTTGACAAAAGTGTTATAGTGAAATGTTAAAATCAGGTACGCGAAATGAACGCAGCCCATGTCTTCGGGTGGTGCCATCCAACGGAATTCGATTCTCCGTTCGTCCGTCGGTTGCCGTTTTGCATACGAGTGCAAAATTGTGCACATTTTCCGCTGCCGGTACTacgtggcaaaaaaaaaaaaaaaacgagaaaatgtgTCGTAGATTTGATAGGATAAACTGAAACTGGTTCGTTTACTTGTTTGCCGGCCGAGCCACTCGTAGTAGAATAGACTCCCTTGATAAGCGCTGAATCGAAATCTTCAGTCAATCGCACAGTGACTACGCGAAACGAGATCACAATTACAACAAGCAATATTATGCAATACACCAATatgaaaaactgaaacttttgggagtatacaaaaaaaaattgtatgaaGTGCCTTGTGACAAAAAAAGGTGCTTAAAAGAATGCTGTCGATAAAAGCAAATCTTATTTTACCTTTATACACTTGGCCACCGGTGTAAAACCGTGGATTTCCGGACGGTCCTACCTGAGCTATTTGCGTTGTCGGTTGGCTTGCATCCCAAACGTCTGGCTACCGGGCAAACTGTTTGCAGGGGAAGAAAAACGGTGATGAATCAACAGCGTTGGATTGTTGGCTGTTGATTCTGTTCGAGacctaacaaaataaaaaccaacaaGCTAAGGCTTCGATATATTGCCGTCATAGCTGAAGCCGACGGCTCTGCGTAAACCGCAGATATATTCGAACCAAATGTTTGACTCAACTTCTGAAACACGAATAACACTGAACAGCATTCGTAAGAGTTTATTTGGTACAATGTTATTcatgaaaataatttcttgGTAGTCGGGACTGATATAAATTAGGAGGGCGGATGAGTGTTTTATCCGATATCTGGGGGTCCAGTCCCTACCGGTTAATGGAGTTGTCTAATAGGATTGATCGGTTAAAGTAAAACTAACCTTTGACTCTTCCGTCGGAGCGGCTCTCAAATGTCGGCTGGTACGCACACCCAAATATTACGATTCAATAAGCATTCTTTCAACACAGAGAATTCTGTTGAAAAGGTAATGTCTTTGGTTTGAATGAAATCCAGTGTTATCAGGAATGTTGGTAAATTTCAACATTCGATGATGGCTTATGGCAAGCTTAGTGTACCCATAGGTATGCTTTATTACGGTACCGTCTGGACAAGTGTCTGTGCTCTCGTTACAGGCCCTAGACGTTTTTCCTTAGATGTGCACATCAACTCTTATATACTGAAAATTTGGGGCCTAAACACCGTTAGTAACGTGAGAAGAGGACGTGGTTTTCTGGCGCATATGATAAGTGACGTAATGCATTACTTAACTGTACAATATTTAGTGCTCCAGAAATAATGCACATAGCCGAAGCTTCACAGGCAATGCCCGCGCCTTTCAACCTTAAGTGTTAAGCGCTAAAAACTTGAGAAGATAACACATTAGATTAGCAATACAATTCTATCATGTTTCAGGGGCAAATGCTACGTTCATGTCGGAGGATAATATAATatttagttcatttttttttggcgcgcACGATAATAACCAAATGCGATATTAGACCTGTAAAGTTGGCTTGAGGGAAGGATAAAGAAATTAGGAAAAAGAATGTGTAGGTATTATTTTCTTAAGTGCAATATTCCACCGGCCATGGATAAATCTTCTTTCGTTGATGGGTCTTCAATTATAATAAGTGTGGGCGCAGTATACGGATTTCCGCCTTAGGGTCCTtctgaagagaaaaagaacagaacaCGAGCCGCCTTAGGGTCcttctgaaagaaaaagaacagaacaCGAGCACGCATTGAAACGTGATTTAGAGccataattaaataaaaattgcaagcGTTCAGTTATATTGGAGACGTAGTATTTGAGGGTATTTTCTCGCTCCGAGAAGACGAACCGCCTTTGCTTGCATGAATGATCAACTTTACTTTGTTTGAATAGAAAACCTTCCATAGTTCCGCGAGTACATCGCTATTTTTCGGCATGAATAAATTCTTCCCTTTGGTATTTGGCCCTAATCCATTGTTCTCTAAGAATCCTGttatcaattaaaaattagcTAACCTGAGTAAAAAGCAGAAAGATTTTTCTTACTGTGGATCATTTTCTGAAGGTCTGTAACACACCGGTACTGTTCCTCATATTTCCTTTTGGCAACAATATTTACCACTTCttctaaatgttttatttggGATTCTTCCCATTTGTCTAATCTCAGGTGCTTTATCTTGGATATATGGGTTCCCAAGGTACGATGGATCCCAGCAACTGTGTAATAAAACAGTTTTTACAATATTAATCAAACCTACAAACCTTATTACTTGCTGCAAACCTGAACGTAAAGAAATACTCCAATATTGAAAGATGCACATTCTGCCACTGCATTAAAAAATAGTAGTCAGGAAGTTGTTTCAGTGGTTGAAACTGGTTATTTCAAACTGGCCTTGACAATTACAGTCAGCACAAACACTGTTACCAGCTTTGTTTACTAACTCCAGAACTCATCTCCCATTGCTGTCAGCCATTTTTCAGCAACATGAACAACAACACTAACATGAATTTGGTGAAAATATAGAGGGTGATGCAATACCCTAGAATACCCTGGGCTATTCGTTATTATAACAAATGACGTGGTGTAATCATCGGAAACAATCGATTTGTTCTTTCTGGTGTATGCGTCGTCACCACACCAACAACCACAATTGCCGCGTCAACTGAGATATCCATATTCGGTGGAAAGACTAACGGAAACGGGGATTGTGGTCGAGGCTTAGTAGCCTACATTATCAACAACACTAAATATTGGGGTTTCGTACTTCGTTCACATATACACGGTCACACTATTTATTATTCTTGAAATGGCAACCTGAGGACGTCAAAGTCAGATGCATCAGTGCGTCTGCAAAGTTAAGGGTTTGTTGACAGAGGGTCCCAAAGCCACTCCTCTACCTATGGGCGTGCTTATCGTACTCTGGGCGGTACTTGAAGAaactcgggaaaaaaaaattacctattAGTACATTACATTCATCAGaaagttattattttttaaatttcaattaacgGTAAGTTAAAACATAATGTTTCGTAAACttcaacaatcaacaagtatATTAAGTTGGCCGGTATATCTCAAAGTTTCACAACACAGCGAAGAAATGGGGGGGGGATTCACCTATAAAGGACCCAATGTCAAGGTGACCATAGCATTATAATATTACGCGGAAAGCAACAGGAATTGcttatattctttttcttgttgtcctgACATGAAGCGTCAGGTTTTATTTGCGCGTTGCCGCATTGCATAGTTTGCCCGGTTGGTGGGTTGCCTGCCGGTGTCGTCTACTTTGCCGTTGAGTCCTTATATGGATTGTGCATGATATAACGGAATGGTGCACTATAAAGAGGAACGAGATATCTAAGCAAGGATAGTTAAGGATTCGCGATTCAAACCTTTTGTTACAATATCAGACAAATCATGTTTCCTATATCTATGTCTAAGTCTAAGTAACATCCCCTTGGTTACGCTGTTAACTAGAAACATGTTCACCTGTAACCGTTTTTTAGATAAGGTTTAATTAATTTCAACAATCATACCTTGATACGTGAAATGGGGTAGTTATATTTCTCAGGAACAGTCCGTGATTTCGTTGTTGAATGGAATGCTTAACCCCACCACCTTATCAGTTTTCTGTAAACGAAAATGAGGTGTTTCATGCCCACGGGGAGCGACGAAAAACTTTATTCTTGATGCAATGAAaaagattgtaaaaaaatgcAGAGTAATGTAGACGTGATGCGAATAGAATTGCCGCCTTGTTTTCCACACGATGCAGTAAACGGTGGGCGTGAGAAGAGTTTAGTCGAGATTCATGTTGAAGACCTGCGCGTACTGatctttgaataaaaaatcgtAGATCAGACttgttcatttgattttcacaATCTTGTGGCATtcgatttttgaatttttcttggttcctgtcaaatttttaattattaaaccTAGAGCAAGTTACGTCTAGTACAATCACCAGGTCAACGCAATGGGAAGTTGTAAAAAtagttaaattatttttgtttatttaggctattcccaaaaacgaattgaaatcgtgtttcaTAAGCCAATTGCTTTCACTGGTAGGCCTATGTGGTAGGACCATTGAAACTCTTCTTACAAAGTAGACTTGTGCGTTTAGTTCCTTCCCCTCggtcttccttttttaattttttaattttatttgtttcccaCTTAAGCATTTCTGATGACTATTACCTGCTACTTTGTATACGTTAATTTGCGAGCTAACAAAGCCATTTCCCAAAGTAGTCAGACTTTGAAAACGTATTTTGTTTCGAGCAATCGTAATTATCTACTAAGAACTGAAACACTAGAATTCGTTggaagcatttttttaaaacattttaatttccAAAATCCAAGTTATTTACCGAAATGACAGGCAATCTGTGTTAACCAAAGATTGAGTTTAGGGaagaaatcgaatgaaaatAGAAGCTGGAGAGGTATAACCATGAAAATGTAAGGATGCTCAGAAACATGTGTAGCCTAGTTTGAGAGTAATTGATTTAAATCGCGTCCCATCTAAATGAAGGTACAAATTTCACATCATCCGATATCGCAGCTATCGCAATTTAAAAGACCAGTTTACAGTGTCTGCAATGATTCTTATTTTCATTAGTTACAAATAGGCGGCATCATGATAAGAATAAAACGTAAGTGACAGATGAAAAACGGATCATTTCTGAGTAAGAAAACCTGTCCACTTAAACAGCACTAAAGTGCTCAAACAGCGAACAGGTTTACAAAGTATCAAAAATGATCCttgtcatcaattcttcctTCCGTTCGACAGAATCTTGTGAAACCAAATACATGGGCTACGAATTTGGAGGCATCGTGATAACCGAATGAAAGTCGGGGATAgagagaggtgacaatggccataacgattaaaaaacttttcaactttaacagcatagttaTTTCTTAACCAATTATGTCATTGCGGTCTCTCTTCACTCGCTAACGTTCGCTGTATCATAATGCTACTAACCTGTAGCCAATGCATATCAATTTCCAAAGTGACAATCAaacggaaatgaaaaatcgatcaTTAGCTACAAATAGGCGGCATCATGATAAGAATGAAACGTAAGTGACAGATGAAAAACGGATCATTTCTGTGTAAGAAAACCTGTCCACTTAAACAGCACCAAAGTACTCAAACAGCGAACAGGTTTACCAAGTATCAAAAATGATCCttgtcatcaattcttcctTCCGTTAGATAGAATCTTGTGAAACCAAATACATGGGCTACAAATTTGGAGGCATCGTGATAACCGAATGAAAGTGGGGGATggagagaggtgacaatggccataacgattaaaaaacttttcaactttaacagcatagttaTTTCTTAACCAATTACGTCATTGCGGTCTCTCTTCACTCGCTAACGTTCGCTGTATCATAATGCCCCTAACCTGTAGCCAATGCATATCAATTTCCAAAGTTACAATCAaacggaaatgaaaaatcgatgCTAATGACAATGACCATAATGAGATTGGGAAACCGCCTACTTTGACAGCAATGGGGTTTCCAAAGCGTCAAATATGGTCATTGTCATATGTTGAGATTCACTTCCGTCAAGTAGATCATAATGCTACCGATTTGCAGCCAACAGATCGAATCACATAATTTTTGCCCCTTCCTTCAAATGTTACGCAAtttgaacaggaaaaaaaatcaagcaaaaGCTTAACTTGCTTATTTGTCAATAGCACACAAAATTATCTAAAGATCAAAACCGTTACACCGTCGAGCGTTCGAAAAACGCTGTTTGAAAACTTTGGAAATACGACCACAGTCGTTGAGTTCAAACATCGTTTTCAgtcttttgaagaatttcttcccttttttttctcccggtGGCTTCGGAAACATTTGCTTGGCGTAAGAAAGTGATGCCATTTTTTTCGCAGAAtcgatattttcgtttttgataACTAGTTGAAggactttttctgtttgtttggcAGTATCGGTCAGTTCCGCGCGCTCCGAGTCCGATGAGGCAGaaccaagtttcttttttaaatcgttCAGCTGGTCTTCTGCATCACGTATAACTTTGCGGGACGccttgttgtctttttcatAAAGCTTTTCAAGTTTAGAAATAGTTTTTCTAAGTTTGTCGTTACTGGTGGATTTTTTGGACACATTGGCTTCCGGTTCAGATTTTTTCTCGGAAGAGACGTTGTCGACACATTCGGGCGTTTCTGTCTGGCGCGCTGATATGGCCTCTGATATGCGCTGTTCATACTTTTCGCGCTTTTTTTCGGTCCTTCCTTTTTCCAACTCGATCCGTATGGTCAAGTAGGTACTCAAAGCATTCGTCAAGTCCAACGGAATTTTAGGTTCGGCATCCGAATGCACTGCTGCGTCAATCGCAGATTGATTCTGCGCATGCGAAGATGTAGTGTCGGCCGTTTCTGGAACTGTTTCTATTGGATGCGTTTTAGGAAGAGTTTCCTCTTCCGTTGTGCGTGTAATCTCGATTAAATGCGCATTTTCTCGATGTAAATGGAGATCGCAGAATAATCTACGACCGAGATAGTTAGTCTGATCTCCAGCACACACATAAATTGGGACTAGAACCAGTTTGCCTTGCAATCCAACAACGTTATAGAAAAATCCAACACACTCCTCCCATTTTACGTGCTTTTTGCACTTCCCTGTACGTTTAGACTTGACCAAATCGTCCTCCGTTAAAGGCTTTAACTTGGGCTCGCCTAATTTCTGCCATTGTTCTTGACTGATGATCGACTCGAAACAACCTCTGTCGATCACCATATCCACTTGGCGCTGGTTCATTGTTACCCGTACGGATGCCGTTTTGGTGGCATCAGATTCTCTGGGGAAGCCATATTTGACCAATAGCTTGTCTACTCGCTTGAGAAATATCGATAACTTTTCCGGTATCAAATCAGCTACAATTGCACCCTTCATGCCATCGGTGTCTGAAGTGCGATGAATTGGCTTCCTCACAAGCGGTACACGACAAGAGTTCAGACACTTTAGAGTTGACAACAATGTCCGAAAAAGCTTGGGACGAGAACGAGATTTTACTCAAGGTTTAAGTATGGAAACATTAActaaggcacaatactactcaataagGCAAGGAAGATAGGCTTAAGGCAACTACTTGGCACGGCTGCTactacttgtctgatttcAGTCAACTGCTATgttcatcacgaaactttgcatgttgcaaaagtggcgtgagtgggcggagcttgtgcgTTCACGCGGCAGCCAATTAAAAGATGCCGTTCGACAtggcgtgatgttgagggcgtatcgtctgcgtgagtcagctgcaggtgttcatttgggtcaaCTGCACTGCGTATATTGtgttgcaattgacatgtCCAGACTCGTGTCCATTattgaagcaaaagcgagaaagttaaagtaatgtattcggcttcgttacatcactcccggcggcgtgagattacgtcccgtaatcagagttgaTGCATCGGAATCGATTCGGGAGCTGCAGGTCTTGGATCATCGGAAGGGCGGCAGCAAACAGCCCAGATGAAGGTAAAAAGACCGCAAGCGTAACATATGCGTAAGAAAAGTAGTACTAAAAGAcataatatgccgatgaagaaataattcgtgatggtgtcccaccaagatgtagaAGTTCCAACGCTAGTCGATGTCACCAAAACACTCGACGCACTGTATTTGTGGCGCAACGTAAATTCAGGTGGAGGATGTTCGTTTATTGCGGCGATTATATCGGCCATAATGTTCATATGGTTCAGCATATTGTCAGTGTAAGCCGGGTTACTTCGATGCTCATAATCGAAAAACTCAACATtctcataccgaaaagaatgcgcaagagtCTGTTCCGGTAACACAATATTAGCTTCGATTGGCTTCCAGGTGTCGTTCCGGTACGCAAAGGGtttgtcattgaaattaacaaaaccattggtccagtaacaaggggaatatttcacAAGTTCCCATCCGTCGAGATTAATagtataattttgaaattttggctgcggtccgcaagatgtcAGTACAGtttcaaatgtaacatttaaagccTTACATTGAATCAACACAACCGTTTTACCAAAAGCTTGTAATTTCGCGTACGGTGGTAAATTTAACTGCGAGGCGGCCAACCATCCGTTATATTTGGCAGTTGTAACAgccctttcatgtttggctttgcgaGCTTCACATTGCACTAGTCTAATTTGTCttgccaattcattttcatgatcagtaagttggtctcgaatatattgtatattcgcgGGTACGTTTAAATTTCcgtcgctagatggctctggGGCCTCCAAAGGCGCtgttaaattttccatgatggccgccgtcgaaacggtgagttttgattggccgatgaCCTCAAACGACGAAGTTCTAttggtgcattcgttttgCAGTGAGGCACAGCGTTTTATAGGagttaaatgaaaatcaagttgtttgGCATCGTCTTGTAGTCTGAAAGTTGTGTCGTCTGCTGCTATTCGAACCAATGAGCCTATTCCATCTTCAACCAATCGAGTactcattttagttttttgagtgtaggttttgtcccaaatcaaTGTCAAATGATTATGAGATAAATTTCCAGTGGTAGCAGAAGCCGTTCCGATAGGTGTCGAAAAGTCTCCGTCTTCATGTTCTTGAAAAAGTTGGATTTTCTCGAGAATACAATTTATAATTTCGGAATCAATTGTCTGCAACCAATATCCAAAAATCTCAGGTTCGCgatcaaaaacatatttatcGTCCGAAAAAGTCATACGATAATCATCACATCGTTTATGGTTAATCATGTCGTTGCACACGGCGGGCGACGTATCAATTggaattttatccggcactaTCACCAATTGACCGAAAAAGTTCATTGTGATGCGgcgtatattcttccatcGGGCGCAAACATAACCGGGAAATTTAGCTGCGGCACGTTCTTCACTATAAATTGCATATTTCACCGTAACGGCCTTGTTATCAGGCGCAATTGGTTGACAATTAGCAGCGGAAAATTGTAGAATTCCCATTTTCGATGTTTCCGAACAGTCGCATACAGTCGTTTCAAATGCCTGCGGGTGTAACCCATAAAGGCATAATAACAGCATAAATGGAAGTAGCGACATTTTCTATAAATGGAAACATAGGGTGAACATCATGATCAAGTCAGCATCGGATAATAAAGATAAAAGCATAACATCACGTCGTGTGGGTTTCTTAAAACTAGATagcgaaaaataataaagaagataaaataataagcaaaagCGGGGAGTATATATGACGGCAAAGAGAAAGGTCAGCGATCTTCCGTCGGCTTTTCAACAATTGCCGATGGTCGCGAGCGAGCAAAAAGTACGCATATAGGGCA
It encodes the following:
- the LOC130690790 gene encoding uncharacterized protein LOC130690790, with protein sequence MCIFQYWSISLRSVAGIHRTLGTHISKIKHLRLDKWEESQIKHLEEVVNIVAKRKYEEQYRCVTDLQKMIHRFLENNGLGPNTKGKNLFMPKNSDVLAELWKVFYSNKVKLIIHASKGGSSSRSEKIPSNTTSPI